The following proteins are encoded in a genomic region of Mycolicibacterium rutilum:
- a CDS encoding HIT family protein: MSAEEQSPRDEQTIIDRGVGDPDHLQRLWTPHRMTYIAEAPMKGGSAGSKEPFTDIPTMSDEDGLVVARGESVYVVLNLYPYNPGHSMVVPYRRVSELEDLTPDESYELIAFTQKMIRVIKSVSRPHGFNVGLNLGKSAGGSLAEHLHMHVVPRWSGDANFITIIGGSKVVPQLLRETRELLATEWANQQ; this comes from the coding sequence GTGAGCGCCGAGGAGCAGAGTCCGCGCGACGAGCAGACCATCATCGACCGCGGTGTCGGTGACCCCGACCACCTGCAGCGGTTGTGGACCCCGCACCGGATGACCTATATCGCCGAGGCGCCGATGAAGGGCGGCTCGGCCGGGTCCAAGGAGCCGTTCACCGACATCCCGACGATGTCCGACGAGGACGGTCTGGTCGTCGCGCGCGGCGAGTCGGTCTACGTCGTGCTCAACCTCTACCCGTACAACCCGGGCCACTCGATGGTGGTGCCCTACCGGCGGGTATCCGAACTCGAAGACCTCACTCCCGACGAGAGCTACGAGCTGATCGCGTTCACCCAGAAGATGATTCGGGTGATCAAGTCGGTGTCGCGGCCGCACGGGTTCAATGTCGGGCTCAACCTCGGCAAGTCGGCGGGCGGGTCGTTGGCCGAGCACCTGCACATGCACGTCGTGCCGCGGTGGAGCGGCGACGCGAACTTCATCACGATCATCGGCGGCTCGAAAGTGGTGCCGCAACTGCTGCGGGAGACCCGCGAACTACTGGCGACGGAATGGGCCAACCAGCAGTGA
- the thrS gene encoding threonine--tRNA ligase, protein MSAAANPTPAAPIRVAAGTTAGEAVREAGLPSRGAPDAIVVVRDAEGRLRDLSWVPDADVEVTPVPADSDDGRSVIRHSTAHVLAQAVQDLFPEAKLGIGPPITDGFYYDFDVERAFTPEDLEALEKRMRQIVKEGQLFSRRVYESKDQAREELANEPYKLELVDDKSGDPDVMEVGGDELTAYDNLNPRTREREWGDLCRGPHIPTTKYIPAFKLTRSSAAYWRGNQDNASMQRVYGTAWESQEALDKHLEFIEEAQRRDHRKLGAELDLFSFPDEIGSGLAVFHPKGGIIRRELEDYSRRKHIEAGYQFVNSPHITKAELFKISGHLDWYSDGMFPPMHLDAELNPDGSVRKPGQDYYLKPMNCPMHCLIFRSRGRSYRELPLRLFEFGTVYRYELSGVVHGLTRVRGLTMDDSHIYCTREQMRDELTSLLRFILDLLADYGLTDFYLELSTKDPKKFVGSDELWDEATSVLAEVGAASGLDLVPDPGGAAFYGPKISVQVKDALGRSWQMSTIQLDFNFPERFELEYTAADGSRQRPVMIHRALFGSIERFFGILTEHYAGAFPAWLAPVQVVGIPVSDDHVPYLNGLAAQLKMQGVRAEVDASDDRMAKKIVNHTNQKVPFMLVAGDRDVEAGAVSFRFGDRTQINGVPRDAAVAAIVDWIADRQNATPTAELFEVDTSK, encoded by the coding sequence ATGAGCGCCGCCGCAAACCCCACCCCAGCAGCCCCGATCCGGGTCGCTGCCGGGACCACCGCGGGGGAGGCGGTGCGCGAGGCGGGGCTGCCGAGCCGGGGCGCCCCCGACGCGATCGTCGTCGTGCGCGACGCCGAGGGCCGGCTGCGCGACCTGTCGTGGGTGCCCGACGCCGACGTCGAGGTGACGCCCGTGCCCGCCGACAGCGACGACGGCCGCAGCGTCATCCGGCACTCCACCGCCCACGTGCTCGCGCAGGCCGTGCAGGACCTGTTCCCGGAGGCCAAGCTCGGCATCGGGCCGCCGATCACCGACGGCTTCTACTACGACTTCGACGTCGAACGCGCCTTCACGCCTGAGGATCTCGAGGCGCTCGAGAAGCGCATGCGCCAGATCGTCAAAGAGGGCCAGCTGTTCTCGCGGCGGGTCTACGAGTCCAAGGACCAGGCCCGCGAGGAACTGGCCAACGAGCCCTACAAGCTCGAGCTCGTCGACGACAAGTCCGGCGACCCCGACGTGATGGAGGTCGGCGGTGACGAGCTGACCGCCTACGACAACCTCAATCCCCGTACCCGCGAACGGGAGTGGGGCGACCTGTGCCGCGGGCCGCACATTCCCACGACGAAGTACATCCCTGCGTTCAAGCTGACCCGCAGTTCGGCCGCCTACTGGCGCGGCAACCAGGACAACGCGAGCATGCAGCGTGTCTACGGCACCGCGTGGGAGTCGCAGGAGGCGCTCGACAAGCACCTCGAGTTCATCGAGGAGGCCCAGCGCCGCGACCACCGCAAGCTCGGCGCCGAGCTCGACCTGTTTAGCTTCCCCGACGAAATCGGTTCGGGTCTGGCGGTTTTCCATCCCAAGGGTGGCATCATCCGCCGCGAGCTGGAGGACTACTCGCGGCGCAAGCACATCGAGGCCGGCTACCAGTTCGTCAACAGCCCGCACATCACCAAGGCCGAGCTGTTCAAGATCTCCGGGCACCTCGACTGGTACAGCGACGGCATGTTCCCGCCGATGCACCTCGACGCCGAGCTCAACCCCGACGGCAGCGTGCGCAAACCCGGCCAGGACTACTACCTCAAGCCGATGAACTGCCCGATGCACTGCCTGATCTTCCGCTCGCGCGGACGGTCGTACCGCGAACTTCCGTTGCGGCTCTTCGAGTTCGGCACGGTGTACCGCTACGAGCTGTCCGGCGTCGTGCACGGGCTGACCCGGGTCCGCGGGCTGACGATGGACGACTCGCACATCTACTGCACCCGCGAGCAGATGCGCGACGAGCTGACCTCGCTGCTGCGCTTCATCCTCGACCTGCTCGCCGACTACGGGCTGACCGACTTCTATCTCGAGCTCTCGACCAAGGACCCGAAGAAGTTCGTCGGCTCCGACGAGCTGTGGGACGAGGCCACCAGCGTGCTGGCCGAGGTGGGCGCCGCTTCCGGGCTGGATCTGGTGCCCGACCCGGGCGGCGCGGCGTTCTACGGCCCGAAGATCTCGGTTCAGGTCAAAGACGCGCTGGGCCGCAGCTGGCAGATGTCGACGATCCAGCTCGACTTCAACTTCCCCGAGCGCTTCGAGCTGGAGTACACCGCCGCCGACGGTTCGCGGCAGCGGCCGGTGATGATCCACCGCGCGCTGTTCGGGTCGATCGAGCGGTTCTTCGGCATCCTCACCGAGCACTACGCGGGCGCGTTCCCGGCGTGGCTGGCCCCGGTGCAGGTGGTCGGGATCCCGGTATCCGACGATCACGTGCCGTACCTCAACGGCCTTGCGGCGCAACTGAAGATGCAGGGGGTCCGCGCCGAGGTCGACGCCAGCGACGACCGGATGGCCAAGAAGATCGTCAACCACACCAACCAGAAGGTGCCGTTCATGTTGGTCGCGGGGGACCGCGACGTCGAGGCCGGCGCCGTCAGCTTCCGCTTCGGGGACCGCACGCAGATCAACGGCGTGCCCCGCGACGCCGCGGTCGCGGCCATCGTCGACTGGATCGCGGACCGGCAGAACGCGACCCCGACCGCCGAACTGTTCGAGGTGGACACATCGAAGTGA
- a CDS encoding TIGR02611 family protein produces MSLTDVKRRWARWRDKLRERPRLEFGYRIAVGVIGLVVLAAGILAIPYPGPGWAIVFVGLGILATEFDWARRLLGWVRERYDKAMAWFKEQGLWVQVLGAVFTAAVVLGSLWLLGALGFFGKLVGIEHELLKSPIGFGS; encoded by the coding sequence GTGAGCCTCACCGACGTCAAACGGCGCTGGGCCCGCTGGCGCGACAAGCTGCGTGAACGGCCCCGGCTCGAGTTCGGCTACCGCATCGCGGTCGGCGTCATCGGGCTGGTCGTGCTGGCCGCCGGCATCCTCGCGATCCCGTACCCCGGCCCCGGCTGGGCCATCGTGTTCGTCGGGCTGGGCATCCTGGCCACCGAGTTCGACTGGGCCCGACGCCTGCTGGGCTGGGTCCGCGAGCGCTACGACAAGGCGATGGCCTGGTTCAAGGAGCAGGGCCTGTGGGTGCAGGTGCTCGGGGCGGTCTTCACCGCGGCCGTCGTGCTGGGCTCGCTGTGGCTGCTCGGCGCGCTCGGCTTCTTCGGCAAGCTCGTCGGCATCGAGCACGAGTTGTTGAAGAGCCCTATTGGCTTCGGGTCCTGA
- a CDS encoding PaaI family thioesterase — translation MGTREAAHPGGGFNPPEPTKQGGPDYGRFIDAIRTLQDHARAADAPDDVISEAADLVDKVSQLLAPYYADEWSSPSGRRMDLPGRGNLLAIPLDVHITDDLRVAGTAQFRRFHLGRNGAAHGGSVAQLFDALLGYTAFKLSGSGAQRTAFLHVDYRSIARIETEYRVDAGVDGIEGRKIFVSGRVFDGETTVAEAHALFVKLKPGQP, via the coding sequence GTGGGCACACGTGAGGCGGCGCATCCCGGCGGCGGGTTCAACCCGCCCGAACCGACGAAGCAGGGTGGGCCGGACTACGGCCGGTTCATCGACGCGATCCGCACACTGCAGGACCACGCCCGCGCCGCCGACGCGCCCGACGACGTGATCTCGGAGGCGGCCGACCTCGTCGACAAGGTGTCCCAACTGCTGGCGCCGTACTACGCCGACGAGTGGTCGTCGCCGTCGGGCCGGCGGATGGATCTGCCCGGCCGCGGCAACCTGCTGGCGATCCCGCTCGACGTGCACATCACCGATGATCTGCGGGTCGCCGGCACCGCCCAGTTCCGCCGCTTCCACCTCGGACGCAACGGCGCCGCGCACGGCGGGTCGGTGGCGCAGCTGTTCGACGCGCTGCTCGGCTACACCGCCTTCAAGCTCAGCGGCAGCGGCGCGCAGCGCACCGCGTTCCTGCACGTCGACTACCGCAGCATCGCGCGCATCGAGACCGAGTACCGCGTCGACGCCGGTGTCGACGGCATCGAGGGCCGAAAGATCTTCGTCTCCGGGCGGGTGTTCGACGGTGAGACGACGGTCGCCGAAGCCCACGCGTTGTTCGTCAAGCTCAAGCCGGGGCAGCCGTGA